In Dromaius novaehollandiae isolate bDroNov1 chromosome 3, bDroNov1.hap1, whole genome shotgun sequence, the following are encoded in one genomic region:
- the LOC135327766 gene encoding uncharacterized protein LOC135327766 isoform X2 gives MVAQKLSAVCLLGGLSLLLLWLLKVPSACNLLLLLVVVFMPGGRIPQPKLLHPGGGDRLPAKPGLAFGVQGTSPSSSRQRSSNKKHRAASFLPKEDTEEPAARQQAGSSMGTFARGRSCQSGSDSSPFLPSPGRSPVEEDAWHLPPPPDAAGAGLSHAPKDLPNPQQRRAGRARPWAVAAPPTCRERTRGACGVFPGHRQHRRLQRADAKQPRGERSPAAKQPATRSVFTSTTDLRRAGHRRPSPSPTPTGPLPPWAQPPPQDALARLRRAALQTLPLVDYKGVGQGRAVQWLQRWWRGLRSRGDSSVWRKRGPVPAAESLAPAGTAAAEQQHQLCPCQAPIHALFNAMVMEA, from the exons ATGGTCGCCCAGAAGCTGAGCGCCGTGTGCCTGCTCGGGGGActgagcctgctgctgctgtggctgctcaaGGTCCCTTCTGCAtgcaacctgctgctgctgctggtggtggtctTCATGCCTGGGGGGAGAATCCCCCAGCCCAAG ctcctgcatcCCGGCGGAGGGGACAGGCTCCCTGCTAAGCCGGGGCTGGCTTTTGGCGTGCAGGGGACTTCtccgagcagcagcaggcagagaagcagcaataaGAAACACAGAG cagcctccttcctgccCAAGGAAGACACCGAGGAGCCGGCAGCAAGGCAGCAGGCAGG GTCGAGCATGGGCACATTTGCCAGAGGCCGATCCTGCCAGTCTGGCTCGGACTCCAGCCCTTTTCTCCCATCGCCCGGCCGTTCCCCCGTGGAGGAAGACGCCTGGCACCTGCCTCCGCCACCCGATGCTGCTGGCGCAGGCTTGTCCCATGCCCCCAAGGACCTGCCCAATCCCCAGCAgcgcagggctggcagggctcGGCCCTGGGCAGTGGCAGCTCCGCCAACCTGCCGGGAGAGGACGCGTGGAGCCTGCGGGGTCTTCCCAGGCCACCGTCAGCACCGCAGGCTCCAGAGAGCAGACGCCAAGCAGCCCAGAGGTGAAAGGtctcctgctgcaaagcagccagcCACGCGCTCTGTCTTCACCAGCACGACAGACCtgcgcagagctgggcacaggcGGCCTTCTCCCTCGCCAACCCCCACGGGGCCCCtgcccccgtgggcacagccaCCCCCCCAGgacgctctcgccaggctccggAGAGCTGCCTTGCAGACCCTGCCGCTCGTGGACTACAAGggcgtggggcagggcagagccgtgcagTGGCTGCAGAGATGGTGGCGCGGGCTGCGCAGCCGGGGGGACAGCAGCGTCTGGAGGAAGCGGggccctgtcccagcagcagagAGCTTGGCACCCGCGGGCAccgctgcagcagagcagcagcaccagctgtgcccctgccaggctccaaTCCACGCCCTCTTCAACGCCATGGTCATGGAGGCGTAG
- the LOC135327767 gene encoding uncharacterized protein LOC135327767, producing the protein MVAQKLSAVCLLGGLSLLLLWLLKVPSACNLLLLVVVVFMPGGRIPQPKQLLHPGGGDRLPAKPGLAFGVQGTSPSSSRQRSSNKKHRAASFLPKEDTEEPAARQQAGSGTGTFARGRSCQSGSDSSPFLPSPGRSHVEEDAWHLPPPPDAAGAGLSHAPKDLPNPQQRRAGRARPWAVAAPPTCRERTRGACGVFPGHRQHRRLQRADAKQPRGERSPAAKQPATRSVFTSTTDLRRAGHRRPSPSPTPTGPLPPWAQPPPQDALARLRRAALQTLPLVDYKGVGQGRAVQWLQRWWRGLRSRGDSSVWRKRGPVPAAESSAPAGTAAAEQQHQLCPCQAPIHALFNAMVMEA; encoded by the exons ATGGTCGCCCAGAAGCTGAGCGCCGTGTGCCTGCTCGGGGGActgagcctgctgctgctgtggctgctcaaGGTCCCTTCTGCATgcaacctgctgctgctggtggtggtggtcttCATGCCTGGGGGGAGAATCCCCCAGCCCAAG cagctcctgcatcCCGGCGGAGGGGACAGGCTCCCTGCTAAGCCGGGGCTGGCTTTTGGCGTGCAGGGGACTTCtccgagcagcagcaggcagagaagcagcaataaGAAACACAGAG cagcctccttcctgccCAAGGAAGACACCGAGGAGCCGGCAGCAAGGCAGCAGGCAGG GTCGGGCACGGGCACATTTGCCAGAGGCCGATCCTGCCAGTCTGGCTCGGACTCCAGCCCTTTTCTCCCATCGCCCGGCCGTTCCCACGTGGAGGAAGACGCCTGGCACCTGCCTCCGCCACCCGATGCTGCTGGCGCAGGCTTGTCCCATGCCCCCAAGGACCTGCCCAATCCCCAGCAgcgcagggctggcagggctcGGCCCTGGGCAGTGGCAGCTCCGCCAACCTGCCGGGAGAGGACGCGTGGAGCCTGCGGGGTCTTCCCAGGCCACCGTCAGCACCGCAGGCTCCAGAGAGCAGACGCCAAGCAGCCCAGAGGTGAAAGGtctcctgctgcaaagcagccagcCACGCGCTCTGTCTTCACCAGCACGACAGACCtgcgcagagctgggcacaggcGGCCTTCTCCCTCGCCAACCCCCACGGGGCCCCtgcccccgtgggcacagccaCCCCCCCAGgacgctctcgccaggctccggAGAGCTGCCTTGCAGACCCTGCCGCTCGTGGACTACAAGggcgtggggcagggcagagccgtgcagTGGCTGCAGAGATGGTGGCGCGGGCTGCGCAGCCGGGGGGACAGCAGCGTCTGGAGGAAGCGGggccctgtcccagcagcagagagctcGGCACCCGCGGGCAccgctgcagcagagcagcagcaccagctgtgcccctgccaggctccaaTCCACGCCCTCTTCAACGCCATGGTCATGGAGGCGTAG
- the LOC135327766 gene encoding uncharacterized protein LOC135327766 isoform X4 translates to MQRLLHPGGGDRLPAKPGLAFGVQGTSPSSSRQRSSNKKHRAASFLPKEDTEEPAARQQAGSSMGTFARGRSCQSGSDSSPFLPSPGRSPVEEDAWHLPPPPDAAGAGLSHAPKDLPNPQQRRAGRARPWAVAAPPTCRERTRGACGVFPGHRQHRRLQRADAKQPRGERSPAAKQPATRSVFTSTTDLRRAGHRRPSPSPTPTGPLPPWAQPPPQDALARLRRAALQTLPLVDYKGVGQGRAVQWLQRWWRGLRSRGDSSVWRKRGPVPAAESLAPAGTAAAEQQHQLCPCQAPIHALFNAMVMEA, encoded by the exons ATGCAAAGG ctcctgcatcCCGGCGGAGGGGACAGGCTCCCTGCTAAGCCGGGGCTGGCTTTTGGCGTGCAGGGGACTTCtccgagcagcagcaggcagagaagcagcaataaGAAACACAGAG cagcctccttcctgccCAAGGAAGACACCGAGGAGCCGGCAGCAAGGCAGCAGGCAGG GTCGAGCATGGGCACATTTGCCAGAGGCCGATCCTGCCAGTCTGGCTCGGACTCCAGCCCTTTTCTCCCATCGCCCGGCCGTTCCCCCGTGGAGGAAGACGCCTGGCACCTGCCTCCGCCACCCGATGCTGCTGGCGCAGGCTTGTCCCATGCCCCCAAGGACCTGCCCAATCCCCAGCAgcgcagggctggcagggctcGGCCCTGGGCAGTGGCAGCTCCGCCAACCTGCCGGGAGAGGACGCGTGGAGCCTGCGGGGTCTTCCCAGGCCACCGTCAGCACCGCAGGCTCCAGAGAGCAGACGCCAAGCAGCCCAGAGGTGAAAGGtctcctgctgcaaagcagccagcCACGCGCTCTGTCTTCACCAGCACGACAGACCtgcgcagagctgggcacaggcGGCCTTCTCCCTCGCCAACCCCCACGGGGCCCCtgcccccgtgggcacagccaCCCCCCCAGgacgctctcgccaggctccggAGAGCTGCCTTGCAGACCCTGCCGCTCGTGGACTACAAGggcgtggggcagggcagagccgtgcagTGGCTGCAGAGATGGTGGCGCGGGCTGCGCAGCCGGGGGGACAGCAGCGTCTGGAGGAAGCGGggccctgtcccagcagcagagAGCTTGGCACCCGCGGGCAccgctgcagcagagcagcagcaccagctgtgcccctgccaggctccaaTCCACGCCCTCTTCAACGCCATGGTCATGGAGGCGTAG
- the LOC135327766 gene encoding uncharacterized protein LOC135327766 isoform X1, which produces MVAQKLSAVCLLGGLSLLLLWLLKVPSACNLLLLLVVVFMPGGRIPQPKQLLHPGGGDRLPAKPGLAFGVQGTSPSSSRQRSSNKKHRAASFLPKEDTEEPAARQQAGSSMGTFARGRSCQSGSDSSPFLPSPGRSPVEEDAWHLPPPPDAAGAGLSHAPKDLPNPQQRRAGRARPWAVAAPPTCRERTRGACGVFPGHRQHRRLQRADAKQPRGERSPAAKQPATRSVFTSTTDLRRAGHRRPSPSPTPTGPLPPWAQPPPQDALARLRRAALQTLPLVDYKGVGQGRAVQWLQRWWRGLRSRGDSSVWRKRGPVPAAESLAPAGTAAAEQQHQLCPCQAPIHALFNAMVMEA; this is translated from the exons ATGGTCGCCCAGAAGCTGAGCGCCGTGTGCCTGCTCGGGGGActgagcctgctgctgctgtggctgctcaaGGTCCCTTCTGCAtgcaacctgctgctgctgctggtggtggtctTCATGCCTGGGGGGAGAATCCCCCAGCCCAAG cagctcctgcatcCCGGCGGAGGGGACAGGCTCCCTGCTAAGCCGGGGCTGGCTTTTGGCGTGCAGGGGACTTCtccgagcagcagcaggcagagaagcagcaataaGAAACACAGAG cagcctccttcctgccCAAGGAAGACACCGAGGAGCCGGCAGCAAGGCAGCAGGCAGG GTCGAGCATGGGCACATTTGCCAGAGGCCGATCCTGCCAGTCTGGCTCGGACTCCAGCCCTTTTCTCCCATCGCCCGGCCGTTCCCCCGTGGAGGAAGACGCCTGGCACCTGCCTCCGCCACCCGATGCTGCTGGCGCAGGCTTGTCCCATGCCCCCAAGGACCTGCCCAATCCCCAGCAgcgcagggctggcagggctcGGCCCTGGGCAGTGGCAGCTCCGCCAACCTGCCGGGAGAGGACGCGTGGAGCCTGCGGGGTCTTCCCAGGCCACCGTCAGCACCGCAGGCTCCAGAGAGCAGACGCCAAGCAGCCCAGAGGTGAAAGGtctcctgctgcaaagcagccagcCACGCGCTCTGTCTTCACCAGCACGACAGACCtgcgcagagctgggcacaggcGGCCTTCTCCCTCGCCAACCCCCACGGGGCCCCtgcccccgtgggcacagccaCCCCCCCAGgacgctctcgccaggctccggAGAGCTGCCTTGCAGACCCTGCCGCTCGTGGACTACAAGggcgtggggcagggcagagccgtgcagTGGCTGCAGAGATGGTGGCGCGGGCTGCGCAGCCGGGGGGACAGCAGCGTCTGGAGGAAGCGGggccctgtcccagcagcagagAGCTTGGCACCCGCGGGCAccgctgcagcagagcagcagcaccagctgtgcccctgccaggctccaaTCCACGCCCTCTTCAACGCCATGGTCATGGAGGCGTAG
- the LOC135327766 gene encoding uncharacterized protein LOC135327766 isoform X3, translated as MQRQLLHPGGGDRLPAKPGLAFGVQGTSPSSSRQRSSNKKHRAASFLPKEDTEEPAARQQAGSSMGTFARGRSCQSGSDSSPFLPSPGRSPVEEDAWHLPPPPDAAGAGLSHAPKDLPNPQQRRAGRARPWAVAAPPTCRERTRGACGVFPGHRQHRRLQRADAKQPRGERSPAAKQPATRSVFTSTTDLRRAGHRRPSPSPTPTGPLPPWAQPPPQDALARLRRAALQTLPLVDYKGVGQGRAVQWLQRWWRGLRSRGDSSVWRKRGPVPAAESLAPAGTAAAEQQHQLCPCQAPIHALFNAMVMEA; from the exons ATGCAAAGG cagctcctgcatcCCGGCGGAGGGGACAGGCTCCCTGCTAAGCCGGGGCTGGCTTTTGGCGTGCAGGGGACTTCtccgagcagcagcaggcagagaagcagcaataaGAAACACAGAG cagcctccttcctgccCAAGGAAGACACCGAGGAGCCGGCAGCAAGGCAGCAGGCAGG GTCGAGCATGGGCACATTTGCCAGAGGCCGATCCTGCCAGTCTGGCTCGGACTCCAGCCCTTTTCTCCCATCGCCCGGCCGTTCCCCCGTGGAGGAAGACGCCTGGCACCTGCCTCCGCCACCCGATGCTGCTGGCGCAGGCTTGTCCCATGCCCCCAAGGACCTGCCCAATCCCCAGCAgcgcagggctggcagggctcGGCCCTGGGCAGTGGCAGCTCCGCCAACCTGCCGGGAGAGGACGCGTGGAGCCTGCGGGGTCTTCCCAGGCCACCGTCAGCACCGCAGGCTCCAGAGAGCAGACGCCAAGCAGCCCAGAGGTGAAAGGtctcctgctgcaaagcagccagcCACGCGCTCTGTCTTCACCAGCACGACAGACCtgcgcagagctgggcacaggcGGCCTTCTCCCTCGCCAACCCCCACGGGGCCCCtgcccccgtgggcacagccaCCCCCCCAGgacgctctcgccaggctccggAGAGCTGCCTTGCAGACCCTGCCGCTCGTGGACTACAAGggcgtggggcagggcagagccgtgcagTGGCTGCAGAGATGGTGGCGCGGGCTGCGCAGCCGGGGGGACAGCAGCGTCTGGAGGAAGCGGggccctgtcccagcagcagagAGCTTGGCACCCGCGGGCAccgctgcagcagagcagcagcaccagctgtgcccctgccaggctccaaTCCACGCCCTCTTCAACGCCATGGTCATGGAGGCGTAG